In Glycine max cultivar Williams 82 chromosome 7, Glycine_max_v4.0, whole genome shotgun sequence, a single window of DNA contains:
- the LOC100305688 gene encoding uncharacterized protein: MGVTKPHVLMLLIIMVVSIAEKPSVIEGRALSLISGQGYSKIFATLGLVCKCCDGVGGACTSTWTESCNNLQCLPWKSH, from the exons ATGGGTGTGACTAAGCCTCATGTGCTTATGCTGTTGATCATCATGGTTGTCTCAATTGCAGAGAAACCATCAGTAATAGAAGGAAGGGctctttccttgatatctggtCAAG GGTACTCAAAGATTTTTGCAACGCTTGGACTTGTATGCAAGTGTTGTGATGGGGTTGGAGGTGCCTGCACTAGTACATGGACAGAATCTTGCAATAACTTGCAGTGTTTACCTTGGAAATCACACTAG
- the LOC100306610 gene encoding uncharacterized protein LOC100306610 produces the protein MEGRKKMGSSSFTSELFGSNQFQKSAASGIFESMFPPPSKVLGRESLRSEVCEKTANERWSSKIDYISKGSDGETQSTTHKDMSSIYQEQRLQPCQLSSSIHYGGQDICSCPKSTQDSGYNSLLYKKDGVEDDLGSNLWQGGPYY, from the exons atggaaggaaggaaaaaaatgggttcttcttctttcacttCTGAGCTCTTTGGATCCAACCAGTTCCAGAAATCTGCTGCTTCTGGAATTTTTGAATCTATGTTTCCTCCACCGTCTAAG GTGTTAGGGAGAGAGTCTCTGCGTTCTGAAGTGTGTGAGAAAACTGCCAATGAGAGGTGGAGCTCCAAAATTG ATTACATCAGCAAGGGAAGTGATGGTGAAACTCAGAGCACGACACATAAGGATATGAGTTCTATCTATCAGGAACAAAGACTTCAACCATGTCAACTTAGCTCATCAATCCATTATGGTGGCCAGGACATATGTTCTTGTCCCAAGAGTACACAAGATTCAGGATACAACTCTTTG CTGTACAAGAAAGATGGGGTTGAAGATGATTTAGGAAGTAACCTGTGGCAAG GGGGTCCCTATTATTAA
- the LOC100810277 gene encoding non-specific lipid transfer protein GPI-anchored 5 has translation MEGCVKKLLCLVGFVVLVSTIGGVESAGECGKSTTPDNEAYKLAPCASAAQDENASVSQSCCAQVKKIGQNPSCLCAVLLSNTAKMAGVNPQVAVTIPKRCNLANRPVGYKCGPYTLP, from the exons ATGGAGGGTTGTGTGAAGAAGTTGCTATGCCTTGTTGGGTTTGTGGTGCTTGTGAGTACTATTGGTGGGGTGGAGAGTGCTGGTGAATGTGGGAAATCTACAACCCCTGATAATGAGGCTTATAAGCTTGCACCATGTGCCTCAGCAGCACAAGATGAGAATGCTAGTGTTTCTCAGAGTTGCTGTGCTCAGGTGAAGAAAATTGGGCAGAACCCTAGTTGCCTCTGTGCAGTTCTTCTCTCTAACACAGCCAAAATGGCTGGCGTCAACCCTCAAGTTGCTGTCACCATCCCCAAGCGTTGTAACCTGGCTAATCGCCCTGTTGGTTACAAGTGTGGAC CTTACACTCTGCCTTGA